agactcccatccgagttcctgaagcatttccgtaacactctcgtgatgatcaaacctaccagtaacaaatctagcagcccgcctctgaattgcttctatgtcctccctcaatccgacctgataatgattccaaacgctcgagcagtactcaagaataggtcgtattagtgttttataagcggtttcctttacagatgaaccacatcttcccaaaattctaccaatgaaccgaagacgactatccaccttccccacaacagccATAACATGctggtcccacttcatatcgctcttcagtattacgcccaaatatttaatcgacgtgactgtgccaagcgctacattactaatggagtatcTAAACATTTCGGGAttctttttcatattcatctgcattaatttacatttatctatatttagagttagctgccattctttacaccaatcacaaatcctgtccaagtcatcttgtatcctcctagagtcactcaacgacgacaccttcccgtacaccacagcatcatcagcaaacagccgcacattgctatccaccctatccaaaagatcatttatgtagatagaaaacaacagcggacctaccacactttcctggggcactccagatgataccctcacctccgatgaacattatgaagtacctcgaagaaaacgatttattgacacagagtcatcacggtttcagaaaatatggttcttgtggaacacaactagctctttatactcatgaagtaataagtgctatcgacaggggatgtcaaattgattcaatatttttagatttccgttcctcacaagcgtcttctaactaaactgcttgcctacggagtatcgcctcagttgtgcgactggattagtgatttcctgtcagaaaggtcacagttcgtagtaacagacggaaagtcatagagtaaagcagaagtaatacccggcgttccccaaggaagtgttataggccctctattgctcctgatctatattaacgacataggagacaatctgagtagccgtcttagattgtttgcagatgatgctgtcatttaccgtcttgtaaagtcatcagatgatcaaaacgacttacaaaatgatttagataagatatctgtatggtgtgaaaagtggcaattggccctgaatagagaaaagtgtgaagttattcacacgagtactaaaagaaatcagctaaatttcgattacgcgataagtcacacaaatctgaaggctgtaaattcaactaaataattagggattacaattacaaataacctaagttggaatgatcacgtagataatattgtgggtagggcaaaccaaagactgtgattcattggcagaacacttagaaggtgcaacaggtctaataaagagattgcttacaccaggcttgtccgccctattctggagtattgctgtgcggtgtgagatctgcatcaggtgggactgacggatgacatcgaaaaagtacaaagaagggcagctcgttttgtattatcgcgaaataggggagatagtgtcacagacatgatacgtgaattggagtggcaatcattaagacaaaagcgtttttcgttgcgacgggatcttctcatgaaatttcaatcaccagttttctcctccgattgcgaaaacattctgttggcacccacctacatagggagaaatgatcatcacgataaaataagagaaatcggggctcgcacagaaaaatttaagtgctcgtttttcccgcgtgccgttcgagagtggaacggtagagagacaccttgaaggtggttcattgaaccctctgccaagtgctttattgtgaatagcagagtaatcacgtagatgtagatgtagatgtatccggtgcaggtgtggtgttgggtgttgtATGTCTTGGCTGCATGTCTGTTGCTGGggatgtttgttgtgtgtgtgcgcAGCTCTGAGGCTCCTCTGACCGCACCTCGCTGTTGGGGCTGCCAGCTACAATTCCAGCAAAGGATATTCCACTCCTTACTGAGCCCGGGGGCTGTTCGGAACTACGATGGTGGTAGTTTTTGCATGTTAgctattttgcgcctcagagccTCCTTGTATGCAATACACCCCCTGTAGTGGGCCGGATAGGCTGCACCACAGTTGGCGTATTTGCGACATGCTGTGTTGTGGAGTTTACACCGTTGAGTCGTGTGACTACCATAGCGTTTGTGGCAGTGGGGACCGAGCCCCTATCTGATACCTACATGTGCAAAtcgctggcagttgtggcattgttgggtGATGTTTGGCGTGTTGTAAACCTCTACATTGGCGACCATGTGAAGAACTAATTTTAACTTCAGCAGGTCGGGGGATTTGGCCGTGTCTGCCAGCTCCACCATGTAGTTATATGATTTACACGAATACATTCCCACCCAAGGGAAGTGAGGTCCTTGTGCACTGTCTCGATTGGGGTTCAAGGGTCTACACCCTTGATTACGTACTGCTGGGTGTTTTCCAAGACTGTCCTGTACGTCAGGTTTTCTAACTTTCTTTTTTTTAGATAGTTCAGCAGGTTTGTATAACCTgacttgttcgccacgtacagtgtGGCGTGGTCCCTGTGAGTTTGAACCAGTATGTTGTGGGGTTGTGCTTGTTATTAAACTCTTTGTTTAAGAGACTAAGGTCTCCATAGTTGTAGGAAGCCAGCCGAGGACTTGTCTGGATTGTGCGTAGCTGCTTGTGTACTTGAGTATGCTGCAGCCGCAGGGTTGTTTGTATTGTTTCctatgctgctgttgttgctgttttgCGTTGTGGGAGTAGACAGCAGCACTCAGCAGTTGCCTCGTGATtttgtgggctcacttgtttgTGTGTTTTTACAGGGTgtcttcattgctgtttgtgtcttCTGTCGGCTCTGGCTCCGGCTTTGTCGGTACCTGAGCCACTAGAGGTGATAGCGAGGGCTTGGCTAATGTATTTGTGGCAGGCACTTATGTGTGTGGTGCTAGTGTCGGTGTttgtgtgtgttcactctgcatgAGCAGCTCGATCAGCTTTTCCTGCTCAGCGATCTGCTGATCCTTTGAGACAACTGCCTCTTGGAACGCTGAGAGTGGGACTAAGATGCTAGTGGGAACAGCCGGCATTCCCGCTTCTTGTGGTGCAGCTTTGCTGTGGGTTACTGGAGGGTACATGCAGGAAGGATTGGACATCTTTCCTGCATAAGGATGTTTTATTAGGATAGGTTCAAGAGGGGGTGTACGACAATTTTGCTTCTTTCGAAAACGATAACTTTTGCTTTTTTGGCgaaaatgcaatttttttgtgtAGCTATAGAAGAAGAGGCAACAGCTTTGCTGCAATTGATagaccggttcctgtcagatcatcgaagttaagcgctgtcaggcgtggccggtacttggatgggtgaccatctgggccgccattcactgttgccaattttcggggtgcactcagcctcgtgatacctattgaggagctactcgactgactagtagcggctccggtcaaagaaaaccatcataacgaaagggagagcgctgtgctgaccacacgcccctcttatccgcatcctcagccgatgggccacttgtggcctgaagacggagtgctcttacAGAAGAAATGAGTCGCAATGGCCTATCTGCACGAAGTGCAATGCGCGGCACTAGAGTGCTCGGGAAGAAGAGAGCGGCCTACTGTACGCGaggttatccgacgtgaacggaTCCCTGACACTGAAAAACCCTCCCAAAGAACAGGAGAGTCCCGCTGGGGGGCTTTGCAACCGAGGTTGCGGTGAGTTGAGCCGAAGCTCTTGCCGCTTAGCGCTCGGAAGCGTTAAGCGGCTTACGTTTGTTCGCGGCGCTCCgaaatgtaatgaaataaaatggcgtgtgacgagggcctcccatcggacagaccactcgcctggtgcaagtctttcgatttgatgccacttcggcgacttgcgcgtcgatggggatgaaattatgatgattacaacacaatacaacacccagtccctgagcggagaaaatctccgacccagctgggaatcgaacccgggcccttaggattgacagtctgtcgcgctgaccactttttttttataaaaacatttattaaaaaaaacaatattacacattccaaatacatactaagttatacatagaTGAAGTTATTTtaacaaaacggtttgatcatttcaattacgctgacgttaaggaaagacaacagaagattgtgttactgactaattactAGAAATAATTAGGCTAAAcatcaagaaatttttttttaaagacattcaaacttcaacctgaagaagtaaaatctgcactttgaattacatgagctgcaatctttacagaagcataatttctttatgatggatatcagaaAGTTGgttggataattttaaatataaaacaatttaatagtcatattagacaatttctgaaatacttgagaatggcggaaaggagatatataataaagctgactagccttccaactacactttctggacattaattgaatcttaagtatctgaagtgatcagatctatataatcagtctttcactgcgaaAGTGACTTACACATCacattgcaaaaatgaacagggcaatgtgccagccattgaatattacatttatcagatagaatcttataattttaaccaatcgataaggacatttctataaaaactgtctatttccaaatttctagtataagccaataatgcacctttaatgttttgtgttttgacactattagacacacaatctcaatgtcacataagttctgtacattagcttataaatttcaaaaactactctctgaagtacaAAAAGtccactgtaaaatcttaaatagtatccttaaggtaactacaatacctCACTgtaaacacagtcttcttttttatgttAACTAATGCccgttctttcaaatacaatttttaacatattaccgaactttttcttgtgattcgaatagcttctaattttgtggaactcacacagcatgtgtaccttgaactctatgatgctatcggatcctaatttgttaaggacatagttaacaaaatttcctggcgatttccttaacaagtatatcaggtcgtctttgaagaaacgtgccctgtcagctcgacgagaagatatttagtcctattccccttccggattccagtcgatccacctcgcttactgtaatcccttccctcacgaaaatagctgttccaacacttgtttcgagAGACAcacttatgtaactgacaaaaccgggaattaccaaatccgaaattagaacttcttgtaacaattcaatatcagtcgcggattcgtacaaaaattccttaagggccgataatttcaaaccggtcgtgattttatttatgtttatagtggtgacagaataagattgcgtcattgtgctgtcactatgtagttgttttgatgaactaatttagtttcctgtggttcagggttcagttaagctgtaacagttttctcggaaggctgaacatggaataacacttcaatcagtttattagttactgtcccgttttttttctacttctgatgttttctcttgtaacgctagcagactgatttcctggtatactttctgatttttcctccagtgattcgtgtacgcccgtttcggactgaacattctttgggcttgggtcgcccctaccggatttcccttcccttggttacgagctacattctcatttggttgcatcGGTATTTTACTTcacggcttatctggagcagcagcagacgctttcgcaatttcggttgccggcgccttcCCTGAGgcgttgaccgtgatttcagtttggccaccacttcctcgttctttattaatttcactcactttctgatcgagggaaacaaatggagactgcagttttgcaacctctccctgaatttgtttattagcagatagattctgatctttgcaatcggctactgcacctgttgtttcttgcaaattaaagctgcttacacccccttcattttctggtaccgtacgtgtattatctttctgttcattagtttccactcgcattttgccttcaggttcctctgcctcctcatcacACTGTTTTTGCTTgtgaagtgagggagtgggacaagacagctcgtcctctgaacaactatcagttatctccagaggtcgttttttcggttgcctttcagtttcacgagtagtggcaacagggtttccttttgttgttaacggaggaaattgactgttatcgtgaagggagacatcagcttggccctctgcgttaacatcctcaaccagttgatctaggctattctttggtaacagatcatttaaggtaagctcctcacgctgtatcaaattacttttaagaacaacagttcgccgcggacattcctgtctgaagtggccggtttcgttaaaTATATGACAGggagcttcctgacctgtataaacaatttgtgccttatacccacaaacagttatgtgagacggaatattcgtcttaacgtccatctctacacagcgcaccccgttaaaacactgcagtttaaaacgaggcgaccatctttcatttgcagttgattttacatctccgtagtttgaaagagcttccttaatcttatcattttcaatttcaatgggaagattcaagacacgaacggttttgtaatgaatctccgctctatagatggaaaccttacttttataaccatttctaagCACAAAATCTAcatcatagccccactttcgtaacactttgtcaacagtcgaagcactgattaacttgacaaaaacacagtatttttcctgatccagttgccgggtatggacggtttcagaatttagaccaattacctgtgtaatccactCATCTATTTCCAGGGACGTCGgttgaacaggacgggattccttgtcaaaagcaaataccagagtattcttcctgatatTTGCATTTTgcagccatggttaatccagcgaagcaatttcggttacacaaccgaaattccaagtagccgCAGCAAGActagaaagagcgatcagatcacaagtaacaggaacgaacacggagattaacggaaggacggcactcggcgaagcacaagtacagcgatgtaaacactgaagtgcagcgcaacagttagcagcggccactcgcgagcgcggctgaaacggaacgcTGCGTGCCGGCTAATTTGTTCgtagcggacgtccgatgacagctggtcaggttctttgttgatccgttcactcagtttttttttttttattacagagggtagctaaccctctgaccgagcacgctgagctaccgtgccggcgattaaaactgtgtgcttggccGAGAATCGCGGCGCAAGAGTGCTCGGGAAGAAGAGAGCGGCCTACTGTACGCGAGGTTATCCGATGTGAACGGATCCCTGACACTGAAAAACCCTCCCAAAGAACAGGAGAGTCCCGCTGGGGGGTTTTGCAACCGAGGTTGCGGTGAGTTGAGCCGAAGCTCTTGCTGCTTAGCGCTCGGAAGCGTTAAGCGGCTTACGTTTGTTCGCGGCGCTCCgaaatgtaatgaaatgaaatggcgtgtgacgagggcctcccgtcggacagaccgctcgcctggtgcaagtctttcgatttgacgcaacttcggcgacttgcgcgtcgatggggatgaaatgatgatgattacaacacaacacaacacccagtccctgagcggagaaaatctccgacccagccggtaatcgaacccgggcccttaggattgacagtctgtcgcgctgaccactcagctagcgaaGAGCATCACTCGCAGATATGCCTGTTACAGCTTATTACCGACCACTCCGTAGATCTATGAtcgggcagctacgccaggtgtAGAGATCAGCGGtccgctcgggtcggctgctcgactgcAAATACTAGAGAAAACGAAACTCCCCGCCTTCTTTAATACCGGCGGGTTCGCCACTCCTGGCATCTAATGGCCAGTTTCGCATTACATATGagggtccagatacttttgatcagatagtgtaccagTGTTTTGGTGGTCTTCAAGGTCTTACCCCCACGCAATATTGTAAGTTATTCAGTATAACAATAGCTAAACTATTATACGCGATCTTCCAGTGTCATAATACGCTATTTTTTCATGATTTCGATTATACATTAATAGTGCTTCCCTTCACAAAAACCAACAAGCAACTGAGCGTAGAGGAATTGAAAATAATCATTCTAGTTAGAAATTATTAGAAGCTGAGGTATCTTTGCATTGTTGCATACGCGATGCTTTTACCAGACCACCTCGCAGCTCCTATTTCACGATAATTGCCGAGCTAGTTATTTCAATTGCTCTGAAATCGCAACTTCAGCTCGGCGCGGCGGCGACATAGAAAAGAGCAAAGCGTGGAAAAAGTACCACATTGTTGTAAGAAAGGTTCAGTCCTTTAGACTTTGCGATTTTGAGAGTTCAGAAAGTTGTATTTGCGCACATTCAAGTTGAAGCATTTGTGTAACTCTAAAATAAGAACATTTCTCCACTTTCTTGAAAACCTACCTGGACAATTTTTAGGGTCCAAGAAAGAGGACACGTCCAGGTAAAAAGAGGTCGTCTGATAACCCTAAATAAAACGAAATTCGTATGGTgatttacattaaaattttctagTTGTCAAACAGACCGATTTAAATACTTTCAATAGTTGTAAAGCAATTAAAGGCATTATTGCTACACTAATGAAGAATTTCCTGAAGAATATGTGCCACTaggtcacacaactattttaaaacaAACTTCCGAAGTAACGTTGAGCACTAGTTTAGAACACGGCTTCTGAAATGGCTTCATAAGAGGGAAATTGTGTTACACGTTTCGAAAGACCGATGACCgccgcagtctggtccctttaatcccacaaaccacgtTTCGAAATGCTAGTTTTCCAGCGTAATTAGAGTGTAACGATGCTCAGGTAGTTAAAATTTTCTTAACTGCCATGAGAAGATTGcttgattttatttacttttcttctgcACTCTGTTTACCATTTTGGGTAGAACCTTATGGCAACATTGACTTTTTCTTATAGAGCTGAGATTTATCTATAAAGTATTAATTGCCAAGAACGGTCTGTTACAAACCGTTGAGCATCTTTGGTTCCATTCAGCAGAGTGAGCAGCCTTTCATTTTCGTAGAGTTGGCAGAGGGCATATCACGCATTATTTGTTTTGATGCTGATttcgtttctcaacatagtcataaaTGTAGTGTCATGGCTGACTTCGATGCAATttacgaagaagaagaagaggaggttgAAGTTCCATATGAAGAAAGCTATGTTACCCTTGTCCCAGACCCAGTTGTTGTTCGTGGAGCAGGCAATATGACGGTGTAAGTGTTGCGCGTTTCAGGAATATTTGGAAACTCATGTTCGTACCAGTGATTACAGTTTGCATAATAATAGTATATTTATGTATACTTAACGTGAAACTGAAGTGCAGTGAGAAATATGCTGTTATAATCTTGATAAACATATTTACGACAAGTCCTGTGTGAGGCCGTTAAAGCTCTGTTGGTCTTCAAAACAATGTGGAATATGCATATTAACCATTCCTTTTGTTCTCTGGCAGGTTTGGGTTAAGCAACAGGTTTGAAGCAGAATTCCCAAATGGCCTTGTTTCTCGTGTCGCTCCGGAAGAATACAAGGCAACAATTATGCGTGTGAACAGTGTTTTGAAGAAAACCTTGCCTGTCAACGTCAAGTGGCTGTTTTGTggctgtgtttgctgttgctgcacGTTAGGCTGTTCCTTGTGGCCTGTAATCTGCCTCAGCAAACGGGTATGAGTGAAACAAGTTTTTCAGTTATTTAGTTGCATGCTCATCATTTCACCATAGGCCTAAGTGTTATGATTCAGAACATGTCAATTGAGCTATAGTT
This sequence is a window from Schistocerca nitens isolate TAMUIC-IGC-003100 chromosome 3, iqSchNite1.1, whole genome shotgun sequence. Protein-coding genes within it:
- the LOC126248360 gene encoding cysteine-rich hydrophobic domain-containing protein 2, whose amino-acid sequence is MADFDAIYEEEEEEVEVPYEESYVTLVPDPVVVRGAGNMTVFGLSNRFEAEFPNGLVSRVAPEEYKATIMRVNSVLKKTLPVNVKWLFCGCVCCCCTLGCSLWPVICLSKRTQHSIDKLLEWENSHLYHKLGLHWRLAKQRCDSSSMMEYVLLIEFIPKIPIYRPD